TCAATATCCTCATCAGAATCGGGGTCGTATTCTCTATAGCCGTGGGCATCGTCGTAATAGTATGAACCGCTAAACTGTTCGGCATATTGTGGCTTATCATCGCCGTGACCCGTGTTCGGCGATCGCGGATCGTCATTCGGACTCTGCAAAAAGTCCTTTGATGGTCGTTTTCGGGCGGTATTACTCATTTCTGTTGCCTATCCGACGATTATATACGATTATTTATCGACTCCACTTGCGTGCGACTCGTCATGAAAAAAGAAACCTTTTTTTTGAAGCTCTTTGCTCTCCTTGCACTTTCTTTTTCGGTGCATCTGGTCGTCAGCGGCCAGACGCTTACCGTGCGCCAGATCATGGCTGAGCCATCGATCGCGGGTCAGCGGGTCGAAGGCGAAAGGCTTTCGCCGGATGGAAAGAAGGTCATTTACTTATGGAATGCCGAAGGCAAGATGCCGCGCGATCTTTATTTGGTGCCGACAGACGGAAGTTCGCCACCCGTTAAGATACTGAGCCCTCGCGACCTTCCTATTCCTACGCCGTCGCCGAGCCCGGAAAACAAACTGAACTATGGCTTAGAGATCCGTGACCAGTTCGTGCGAGACCGCGAAAATCAGCTTGGCAGCGTCGAATGGTCGCCTGATTCGAAGAAACTGGTATTTTCGCATTCGGGCGATGTTTACGTCATTACCCTAGGCGAAGCGAAACCAAAGCGATTTACCAAGACCCAATCTCCCGAGTTCGGAGCCCGCTTTCTCAGCAACGAACGAATTCTCTATATGCAGGGCGGCAACGTGTACGTGCTGAACACGGCCGACGCGACCGTAGTTCAACTCACGAAAGAGGCGAATCCGCAGCAAAACATCGGCGTCGGGGCGGTCACACCGAGCAAAGACGGCAAAATGCTCGCTTATGTTGTAACGGATAGCTCGAAACAGCGCGGGCTGATAGTTCCGAATTACCTGCCCGAATTTGCCGTCGCGAACACATTTCGCCGCGGTTGGACGGAGCAAAAGGTCCTGGTTGTACCTACTGACGGCAGCCGCGATTCGGCGTTTGAGATCAAATTGCCAAGATCCGAGGGCGTCTCGAGTTTTCGCCGTATGGTCTGGGCCGCGGACAATCGCTCGTTGATAGTTGACCGATTGGATAAAGACACCAAACGCCGCCAGCTTTTTTACGTTTACAATGTCGGCAGTAAAGACGAAAGGGTGATATTAATCACCGAGGAGACCGACGAAAAATGGCAGGCTCCGCTTTCAACGATCTTCGAGCCAAACCCAAAGAACCCGGCTCAGCTTTTCTTCGGCTCCGAACGCGACGGCTACAACCATCTCTACCTCGCTACGCTCGAGGCAGACACGCGGGGCGCGGCGAGTGTTTCAGATCCGAATGCGAGAGTCGCCGAAGGCTCGCCTGGTTACACATCAAACGTAAAGATCGAACAGCTTACAAAAGGCAAC
The DNA window shown above is from Chloracidobacterium sp. and carries:
- a CDS encoding S9 family peptidase; its protein translation is MKKETFFLKLFALLALSFSVHLVVSGQTLTVRQIMAEPSIAGQRVEGERLSPDGKKVIYLWNAEGKMPRDLYLVPTDGSSPPVKILSPRDLPIPTPSPSPENKLNYGLEIRDQFVRDRENQLGSVEWSPDSKKLVFSHSGDVYVITLGEAKPKRFTKTQSPEFGARFLSNERILYMQGGNVYVLNTADATVVQLTKEANPQQNIGVGAVTPSKDGKMLAYVVTDSSKQRGLIVPNYLPEFAVANTFRRGWTEQKVLVVPTDGSRDSAFEIKLPRSEGVSSFRRMVWAADNRSLIVDRLDKDTKRRQLFYVYNVGSKDERVILITEETDEKWQAPLSTIFEPNPKNPAQLFFGSERDGYNHLYLATLEADTRGAASVSDPNARVAEGSPGYTSNVKIEQLTKGNWQVEWAKWINGARLIYMSTENGYLTRTFSQFEVSSRQKVEFFGDSGNPRMITGPQLSENDEPFLIFEASRWNEPGELMRVKAHCPVGQLSTGGCPQIRIPDFVTQTTPKDFGNRRWTEPKFIEINSKDGKKIPAKIYLPPGHDPKKKYPMAIFVHGAGYLQNVINGWNNYYREFMFNDMLAKKGYVVLDIDFRGSAGYGRDWRTDVYDFLGGKDFDDHIDSIDHMVANYGVNQSKIGVYGGSYGGFMAGMLAMRAPERIAAAAALRPVFDWKNYYAANPFYTAQRLGFPEKNPEAYKRSSPISYADKLERPLLILHGMADDNVHVQDSVQLIEKLIRLNKTQYFDVMFYPSENHGFIRPESWADEYERILLLFEKHLK